The Cydia pomonella isolate Wapato2018A chromosome 17, ilCydPomo1, whole genome shotgun sequence genome includes a window with the following:
- the LOC133526992 gene encoding facilitated trehalose transporter Tret1-like codes for MNMERYQTPFLNQIFVASGILSTILSCGLGLGFLAAFLDQNLLHDNARHVDNKSMRFIETAGEVAFVPSILIIPYIMQKKGRRLAAIATILPLLFSWLISFDAKHFTGLLLVNILHNISLGGAATISSIIISEICSPKYRGTFLMLETAMMSLGVLLSHISGIYSCWELISALGLLTAFYGLIVSYLSPESPYWLISKGHMVMCAENFHWLRGRDQEACKELETLMLTYKIQIQLEAMKPVRKLGVREKSLDYLRSLIKVDFLKPLSIMILLFSFVGFGGENFVSNSSFRNIFKLTNGKYIGTIILDVLALVCSLTACVLLQIVQRKTLFLFTGSCSILFLGLTSLCVIMQSLHLFSKDYLWLFLTVVTGFAMFMSLGTAALPFSLLGEIFPMSYKGVGSSLTCAYLWAFGNTILKFIPSLTTLLEIHWILLLAIILMISILFFINKVLPETGMKSLVEIEQLMKSGDEYEAVTVIEEEDNQQFDRLQLFLV; via the exons atgaacatGGAACGTTACCAGACGccttttttaaatcag ATATTCGTTGCGAGTGGAATTCTCAGCACGATCCTGAGTTGCGGCCTGGGACTGGGGTTTCTAGCTGCCTTCCTGGACCAGAATCTTTTACATGACAATGCGAGACATGTCGATAACAAATCAATGCGTTTTATTG AAACTGCCGGCGAGGTGGCGTTCGTACCATCCATTCTGATAATACCCTACATAATGCAGAAGAAAGGGCGTCGTTTAGCGGCCATTGCGACCATCCTGCCACTTCTATTTAGCTGGTTAATCAGTTTCGACGCCAAGCATTTCACCGGGCTCCTATTGGTTAATATTCTTCACAATATCTCACTTGGTGGCGCCGCGACGATCAGCAGTATCATTATTTCTGAAATATGCAGCCCGAAATATCGAGGAACGTTTCTTATGCTTGAAACGGCTATGATGTCTTTAGGTGTATTACTAAGCCATATTTCAGGAATATAttcttgctgggaattaatttctGCATTAGGGCTTTTAACAGCTTTTTACGGACTAATAGTTTCTTATTTATCACCAGAAAGCCCCTACTGGCTTATAAGTAAAGGTCATATGGTGATGTGCGCAGAAAATTTTCACTGGCTGAGAGGACGCGATCAAGAAGCGTGCAAGGAATTAGAAACATTAATGCTGACTTATAAGATTCAAATTCAATTGGAGGCAATGAAGCCTGTAAGGAAATTAGGCGTTCGAGAAAAGAGCCTGGATTATCTACGGTCATTAATAAAAGTGGATTTCCTGAAGCCTCTATCTATAATGATATTGCTGTTCAGCTTCGTAGGTTTTGGAGGTGAAAATTTCGTTTCAAACAGCTCTTTTagaaacatatttaaattaacaaacGGGAAATACATAGGGACTATTATTTTAGATGTTCTTGCTTTAGTATGTTCATTAACCGCTTGCGTTTTGCTGCAAATTGTTCAAaggaaaactttatttttatttacgggATCTTgttctattctatttttagGATTAACGAGTTTGTGCGTTATAATGCAGTCGCTTCATTTGTTTTCTAAGGACTATTTGTGGTTGTTCTTGACTGTAGTCACAGGTTTTGCAATGTTTATGTCTTTAGGTACCGCTGCATTACCGTTCTCGCTTCTCGGTGAGATATTCCCTATGTCATACAAAGGAGTAGGTAGCTCTTTAACATGTGCGTACTTATGGGCATTCGGAAACACAATTTTGAAATTCATTCCATCATTGACAACTTTGTTAGAGATACATTGGATTTTATTGTTGGCGATTATTCTCAtgatttctatattattttttatcaataaagtacTGCCAGAAACAGGAATGAAATCTTTGGTAGAAATAGAACAACTAATGAAAAGCGGAGATGAATATGAAGCAGTGACAGTaatagaagaagaagataatcaACAATTTGATAGGCTTCAACTATTtttggtataa